In the Thermodesulfovibrio yellowstonii DSM 11347 genome, one interval contains:
- a CDS encoding putative nucleotidyltransferase substrate binding domain-containing protein, protein MEDLEKIKKIYPFDTLPIEEIEEIVSIAELKTYKKNEILFKEGSEPLNFLYIILEGEVFLEKNSQLIAHLKGGDIFGYVSLVSEMSPVSTARIVEDNTKILQIKKEKFLDLLSKYESFSKYFTKELAKRVHKVPKLRSSFQMERLLDVRIKDIKIKEPLLIKGNMNIIDTAKTMAEHDSTFCLVQKDGEIGIITERDIIKKILAKEINPSLAKAQDVATFPIITMDASEPLFNALLTMAKHRIRKLVIMDSGAIWGILDDRVVISHESKNIIFLIKEIDRAKSTEELSYLYSLVNESVIDGVMSGLDPEYVGKYIAELNDHFMARVVRLVEEEIGLPPCNYSIMVIGSEGRREQSLKTDQDNALIFEGNSANREYFEKFSELYIKYLLDIGFPPCQGNVMISNPYWRRTKEEWFKEIGRWMENPKPENVLNISIFFDFRNVFGEDKLIDELWQFIFQRIRISKHFLPFLASEAIKFTPPVGFLGKLKTEKEGKYKGEIDIKKYGIFPITQGIRVLSLHNEIRNTNTFERIRKLKDLSIFTPDFARDLEEGYRFLMTLRLKSQAKKIRNNIPPDNYINPKELSKTEKEILIDVFKKIEEFQKLLFDKYNLRYFS, encoded by the coding sequence ATGGAAGATTTAGAGAAAATCAAAAAAATATATCCCTTTGATACCCTTCCCATAGAAGAGATTGAAGAAATAGTTTCAATAGCTGAATTGAAAACTTATAAAAAAAATGAAATACTCTTTAAAGAAGGCAGTGAACCACTTAATTTCTTATACATAATTCTTGAAGGTGAGGTATTTCTTGAAAAAAATTCTCAGCTAATAGCTCATCTCAAAGGAGGAGACATATTTGGTTATGTATCTTTAGTTAGTGAGATGTCACCTGTATCTACTGCAAGAATTGTTGAGGATAATACAAAAATTCTTCAGATAAAAAAAGAAAAATTTCTTGATTTGCTGAGTAAATATGAGAGTTTTTCTAAATATTTCACAAAAGAACTTGCAAAAAGAGTTCACAAGGTCCCTAAGCTAAGAAGTTCCTTCCAGATGGAAAGACTTCTTGATGTAAGAATAAAAGACATTAAAATTAAAGAGCCTCTGTTAATCAAAGGAAACATGAACATAATAGATACAGCAAAAACAATGGCTGAGCATGACTCTACATTCTGCCTTGTTCAAAAGGATGGAGAAATAGGCATTATTACAGAAAGAGATATAATAAAAAAAATCCTTGCAAAGGAGATAAATCCTTCTCTTGCAAAAGCTCAAGATGTAGCTACTTTTCCGATAATTACAATGGATGCCTCTGAACCGCTTTTTAATGCACTGCTAACAATGGCAAAACACAGAATAAGAAAATTAGTAATAATGGATTCAGGGGCAATCTGGGGAATACTTGACGATAGAGTGGTTATATCCCATGAGAGTAAAAACATAATTTTTCTTATTAAGGAAATTGATAGAGCTAAAAGCACAGAGGAACTTTCCTACCTTTATTCTCTTGTAAATGAAAGCGTAATTGATGGTGTTATGTCTGGATTAGATCCTGAATATGTTGGAAAATATATAGCAGAACTTAATGACCATTTTATGGCAAGGGTAGTCAGGCTTGTAGAGGAAGAAATTGGTTTACCACCCTGTAATTATTCTATTATGGTTATAGGCTCAGAAGGAAGGAGAGAACAGAGCCTCAAAACAGATCAGGATAATGCTCTAATTTTTGAAGGTAATTCTGCAAATAGGGAATATTTTGAGAAGTTTTCAGAACTATATATAAAATATTTGCTTGATATCGGCTTTCCCCCTTGTCAGGGAAATGTTATGATTAGTAATCCTTACTGGAGAAGAACAAAAGAAGAATGGTTCAAGGAAATTGGTAGATGGATGGAAAATCCTAAACCTGAAAATGTTTTAAATATAAGTATATTTTTTGATTTCAGAAATGTTTTCGGTGAAGATAAATTAATAGATGAACTATGGCAGTTTATATTCCAAAGGATAAGAATTTCCAAACATTTTCTACCTTTTCTTGCCTCAGAGGCAATAAAATTCACTCCTCCTGTAGGTTTTTTAGGCAAGTTGAAGACTGAAAAAGAAGGGAAGTATAAAGGAGAGATTGACATAAAAAAATACGGTATTTTCCCTATAACTCAAGGTATAAGAGTTTTATCTCTCCATAATGAGATAAGAAATACAAATACCTTTGAGAGAATTAGAAAATTAAAAGATTTATCTATTTTTACACCTGATTTTGCAAGAGATCTGGAAGAAGGATACAGGTTTTTAATGACTCTTCGACTAAAATCACAAGCTAAGAAAATAAGAAATAATATACCTCCAGACAACTATATAAATCCGAAGGAATTATCAAAAACAGAAAAAGAAATTCTCATTGATGTTTTTAAAAAAATAGAGGAATTTCAAAAACTTCTTTTTGATAAGTATAATCTTAGATATTTTTCATAA
- a CDS encoding sodium:solute symporter family protein: protein MANDAMQAWKKKLRQIYGVYTGIFLIFVIALWIGENMGLQQKYIGYAFLFGTIGVYAAIGILSRTSVVAEYYVAGRKVPAIFNGMATASDWMSAASFIGMAGALYLQGYDGLAFIMGWTGGYVLLAVMVAPYIRKFGQFTIPDFLEARYGGKLPRMIGIVSAIIVSFAYLVAQIVGVGIITSRFVGIPFEAGVFLGLSGILVCSFLGGMRAVTWTQVAQYIILITAYMIPVVAISYKHTGIPIPQVMYGQALQVIESKQKALVNDVKEIEVRQEWKKKAEELNAKIKELPESWQKGKTELEKKLKNLPTENPERTKAEKALKDYPKTPEEAKEKWTATMKEAQVMSKPPKSYVSPPSDTKGIINFLALTFCLMVGTAGLPHVLMRFYTTPTVREARSSAAWALFFIFLLYFTAPAYAAFARSEILTNIVGQAFTSLPGWVAKWASVGLISIKDMNGDGIIQFSEIIIRADAVVLATPEIAGLPYVVAGLIAAGGLAAALSTADGLLITISNAISHDLYYKIINPNISPSTRVKIGKALLIVVAAIGAYVASFKLAIIVELVAWAFSLAAATFFPAVVLGIWDKRMNKTGAVTGMIVGLLITTYYIIGSRFYGIDWFGIKTIAAGIFGLPANIIVALVVSRITAAPSQELQEFVDSIRYPKGAVKGGVEE, encoded by the coding sequence ATGGCAAATGATGCAATGCAAGCATGGAAGAAAAAATTAAGGCAGATTTATGGAGTATACACTGGTATATTTCTAATTTTTGTTATAGCCCTTTGGATTGGAGAAAATATGGGGCTTCAACAGAAGTATATAGGTTATGCCTTTCTATTTGGAACAATTGGAGTTTATGCTGCGATAGGCATCCTGTCAAGAACTTCAGTTGTTGCTGAATATTATGTTGCGGGTAGGAAAGTTCCTGCAATATTTAATGGTATGGCTACAGCTTCAGACTGGATGAGTGCAGCTTCTTTTATTGGAATGGCAGGTGCTCTCTATTTGCAGGGCTATGACGGTTTAGCCTTTATTATGGGATGGACAGGTGGATATGTTCTTTTAGCAGTTATGGTTGCACCTTACATAAGAAAATTTGGTCAGTTTACTATTCCAGATTTTCTGGAAGCCAGATATGGTGGTAAACTTCCAAGAATGATAGGAATTGTATCTGCCATAATAGTCTCTTTTGCCTATCTTGTGGCACAAATTGTAGGTGTTGGAATTATTACAAGCAGATTTGTGGGAATTCCCTTTGAAGCAGGTGTATTTCTTGGCTTATCAGGCATATTAGTCTGTTCGTTTCTGGGTGGCATGAGAGCAGTAACATGGACACAGGTTGCTCAGTATATAATATTGATAACTGCCTATATGATCCCTGTTGTTGCCATTTCTTATAAACATACAGGAATCCCAATTCCGCAGGTTATGTATGGACAAGCTTTACAGGTGATTGAGTCAAAACAAAAAGCTCTTGTAAATGACGTTAAAGAAATAGAGGTTAGACAGGAATGGAAAAAGAAGGCTGAGGAATTAAATGCAAAAATTAAAGAATTACCAGAAAGTTGGCAAAAAGGAAAGACCGAGCTTGAAAAAAAGCTCAAAAACTTACCTACAGAAAACCCTGAAAGAACAAAGGCTGAAAAAGCTCTGAAAGACTATCCTAAGACACCAGAAGAAGCAAAAGAAAAATGGACTGCTACGATGAAAGAAGCGCAGGTAATGTCTAAGCCACCTAAGTCCTATGTATCTCCACCTTCGGATACAAAAGGAATAATTAACTTTCTTGCACTTACTTTTTGTCTGATGGTTGGAACAGCAGGGTTACCTCATGTTCTTATGAGATTTTATACTACACCTACAGTTCGTGAAGCAAGAAGTTCTGCTGCCTGGGCTTTATTTTTCATATTCTTGCTTTACTTTACTGCACCAGCTTACGCAGCTTTTGCAAGAAGTGAGATTCTTACAAACATAGTTGGGCAGGCTTTTACCTCTCTTCCTGGATGGGTTGCCAAATGGGCTTCAGTAGGATTAATCTCTATAAAAGACATGAACGGAGACGGAATTATTCAGTTTTCTGAAATTATAATAAGGGCTGATGCAGTAGTGCTTGCAACTCCAGAAATTGCAGGACTCCCCTATGTAGTTGCTGGATTAATCGCTGCAGGAGGGCTTGCCGCGGCGCTTTCCACTGCTGATGGACTTCTAATCACCATTTCAAATGCCATATCCCATGACCTTTATTACAAAATCATTAATCCAAATATATCACCGTCCACAAGAGTGAAAATTGGAAAAGCTCTCTTAATCGTTGTTGCTGCAATTGGTGCCTATGTGGCAAGTTTTAAACTGGCAATAATTGTTGAACTTGTTGCCTGGGCATTTTCCCTTGCTGCTGCTACATTCTTTCCAGCTGTTGTACTTGGAATATGGGACAAAAGAATGAACAAAACTGGAGCAGTAACAGGAATGATCGTTGGGCTACTAATTACTACATATTATATAATTGGAAGCAGATTTTATGGAATAGACTGGTTTGGGATAAAAACAATTGCAGCAGGCATATTTGGACTTCCTGCAAATATTATTGTGGCTCTGGTCGTATCAAGAATTACAGCTGCACCCTCTCAAGAACTCCAGGAATTTGTTGACAGTATAAGATATCCCAAAGGTGCAGTAAAAGGTGGAGTTGAGGAATGA
- a CDS encoding 3'-5' exonuclease, whose protein sequence is MFKFFRKNRIESEIFRNKEFVVIDTELTGLDEKNDSIISIGAITMRERSILIGDIFYRILNPQCKPKDKAVLIHKLTSTELEQCPDIKLILKEFIDFIKNRPIVGHFIEIDIKFLRKETSKWLNTGFTPEAIDTYIIFNWLIEREIISKKFKGAKSLPEIAEAFDIKVDMLHDALYDAFITAQIFQREIIMVQKINASWFDLLKKIGKPTVSGYMFGKYEKNYQF, encoded by the coding sequence ATGTTTAAATTTTTTAGAAAAAACAGGATAGAATCAGAAATTTTCCGTAATAAAGAATTTGTTGTTATTGATACCGAACTCACAGGATTAGATGAAAAAAATGACAGTATTATATCCATCGGCGCAATCACAATGAGGGAAAGAAGCATTTTAATTGGGGATATTTTCTATAGAATTTTAAATCCTCAGTGTAAGCCAAAAGACAAAGCTGTATTAATACATAAATTGACATCAACGGAGTTGGAACAATGTCCTGATATAAAACTTATTCTTAAAGAATTTATTGACTTTATCAAAAATAGACCAATTGTAGGACATTTTATTGAGATTGATATTAAGTTTCTGAGAAAGGAGACTTCAAAATGGCTAAATACAGGCTTCACTCCTGAAGCAATTGATACATACATAATATTTAACTGGTTAATAGAAAGAGAAATTATATCTAAAAAATTCAAAGGAGCAAAATCATTGCCTGAAATAGCGGAAGCCTTTGATATAAAAGTAGACATGCTTCATGATGCTCTCTATGATGCCTTTATAACAGCACAAATTTTTCAAAGAGAGATTATCATGGTTCAAAAAATCAATGCTTCCTGGTTTGATTTACTGAAAAAAATAGGGAAACCAACTGTATCCGGATACATGTTTGGGAAATATGAAAAAAACTATCAATTTTAA
- a CDS encoding YggT family protein, producing the protein MTLKLFLNYTLSFIMWLVIGRAILSFFTKDPKNPIYGLFMRTTEPLYTLARRIFPKGTTIFIIIFIVILRLLVVKYF; encoded by the coding sequence ATGACATTAAAGCTTTTTCTCAATTATACCCTTTCCTTTATAATGTGGCTCGTCATAGGACGAGCCATTTTATCTTTTTTTACAAAAGATCCTAAAAACCCCATCTATGGACTTTTTATGAGAACAACTGAACCCTTATATACATTAGCAAGAAGGATATTCCCTAAAGGAACAACAATTTTTATAATAATCTTTATAGTTATTCTTCGCCTTTTAGTTGTAAAATATTTTTGA
- a CDS encoding sigma-54-dependent transcriptional regulator has product MSERLLIADGNSTLRESLSNYLQKEGFIVDCASNFQQALNIYASYIHDLAIIEIELPDGDGIELASKIKILNPNAKIILTTSYPSISTALKAIKIKVEDYLIKPFVYDEIKLSLKKLIKPSIVEEPKEKIPTFKEKEELCAIIGESVEIKLLFEKIRKIANTPTNVLLLGETGTGKELFARAIHEASYRRKKPFVAINCASLPENLLESELFGFIKGAFTGAASDKKGLLEIADGGTVFLDEIGDLPLSLQAKLLRVLEDREIRPLGSVISKKVDLRFISATNKDLIEEVKEGKFREDLFFRLNVITLSIPPLRERGRDIEILAHHFMRKFAIKMGKNLKKIDSQALKLLYKHPWPGNIRELQNVIEQAVVFCETDTIMPEDLPEYIQHPEKFFDRAKEIPVLSIEEYTKEFILKYQSIYTEQELADMLGITRKALWEKRKKWGIPRSA; this is encoded by the coding sequence ATGAGTGAAAGACTGCTAATAGCAGATGGTAACAGCACTCTAAGAGAAAGTCTGAGTAATTATCTACAAAAAGAGGGTTTTATTGTTGATTGTGCATCAAATTTTCAGCAGGCATTAAATATTTATGCATCCTATATTCATGATCTTGCAATTATTGAAATAGAACTACCAGATGGTGACGGTATAGAGTTAGCAAGCAAAATTAAGATTTTAAATCCCAATGCAAAAATTATTCTTACCACATCCTATCCATCAATAAGCACTGCTCTTAAAGCAATTAAAATAAAAGTAGAAGATTATCTTATAAAACCTTTTGTTTATGATGAAATAAAACTCTCTCTTAAAAAACTCATTAAACCATCAATAGTTGAAGAGCCAAAGGAGAAAATACCAACCTTTAAAGAAAAAGAAGAACTCTGTGCAATAATAGGTGAATCAGTAGAGATTAAACTTCTTTTTGAAAAAATCAGAAAAATTGCTAATACTCCAACAAATGTTCTGCTTCTTGGTGAGACAGGCACTGGTAAAGAACTTTTTGCACGAGCAATACATGAGGCAAGTTATAGAAGAAAAAAACCTTTTGTGGCAATCAATTGCGCAAGTCTTCCTGAAAATCTTCTTGAAAGTGAACTTTTTGGTTTTATAAAAGGAGCTTTTACAGGAGCTGCTTCTGACAAAAAGGGGCTTCTGGAGATAGCTGATGGAGGTACGGTTTTCCTTGACGAAATTGGAGATCTACCATTAAGTCTTCAGGCAAAACTTCTCAGAGTTTTAGAGGATAGAGAAATTCGTCCACTTGGTAGCGTCATAAGTAAAAAAGTTGATCTCCGATTTATCTCTGCAACTAATAAAGATTTAATTGAAGAGGTAAAAGAAGGAAAATTCAGAGAAGACCTCTTTTTTAGATTGAATGTTATTACTTTAAGCATTCCTCCTCTAAGAGAAAGAGGTAGAGATATTGAGATTCTTGCTCATCATTTTATGCGGAAATTTGCAATAAAAATGGGCAAAAATTTGAAAAAAATAGACTCTCAGGCTCTGAAACTTCTTTACAAACATCCATGGCCAGGGAACATAAGAGAGTTACAAAATGTTATTGAACAGGCGGTTGTTTTCTGCGAAACAGATACAATAATGCCAGAGGACCTTCCAGAATATATACAGCATCCTGAAAAATTTTTTGATAGAGCAAAGGAAATCCCCGTGCTTTCTATTGAAGAATACACCAAGGAATTTATTCTTAAATATCAATCTATTTATACAGAGCAAGAACTTGCTGATATGCTTGGTATTACAAGAAAGGCTTTATGGGAAAAGAGAAAAAAGTGGGGAATTCCAAGGTCTGCTTAA
- a CDS encoding bifunctional acetate--CoA ligase family protein/GNAT family N-acetyltransferase, whose translation MSIYNLEYFFNPRRIAVIGADNTPGTIGYTVFRNLIGEEYKGIVYPVNPKSDSVQGVEAYKRLNDISKEIDLVVLAEECGGNVLDILEECGQKGAKGVILLCPDFRTKVKEAMHLEEKIEEIHRKYGFRLLGPNSLGFIRPGINLNVSLFRRKLNKGNIALIAQSATLSVALLDRAADKNIGFSYFVSLGSDIDIDFADLIDFFGVDPSTRAIVIYMQSIKNGRKFMTSARSFAFSKPIVIVKSGKFVESLEVALTHSGLLAGEDKVYDTAFKRAGAVRVDETLDMFYITETLSKQRRPRGKRLAIITNAGAPAVSAVDSLIKLEGELAEFSQETVKELEGIVPARIIRNPLDLVSDAKPEDYENALKIIIKDKNVDGALIMFTPSLGTQPVETAQRVIKIVKENPYKPVLTNWMGAALVNEARELLNSHGIPTFVTPEQAVRTFMYMYRYDFNLKLLLETPQTILKDVTFNAERAAEIIERAISEGRSIPTFFEASEILSAYGIPVILTKRANTLEELKSAITEIGYPIVLKIDTPKIIHKFKKGGVILDIRDELEAIEGFKWLKKLANEHGDAEASVIVQPMVITYGYEIALGAKKDPTFGAVILFGTGGNLLEALEDYSVGLPPLNQTLAKRLMEETKIYRYLKKYPYYEDVLLKLEETVVKFSYLISDFPQIKEFDINPIFITDSEIFALDCSIILDKTAPKKKTVVKGEFCPPHLSICPYPVHLYKEVELKDGLKAIVRPIKAEDETLIANLLGRCSERTISLRFFQRAIDLRHENLVKFCQVDYDRNLAFVCVVKDIDGEKIIGDVRLSRDPDGIDADMAILVEDEWQGKGVGKALCTYAIEVAKDLGVKRIWMDILRINTYMLGLAERLGFVRHHVEDDSVKVLLNLENNS comes from the coding sequence ATGTCAATCTATAATCTTGAATATTTCTTTAATCCAAGAAGAATTGCTGTAATCGGTGCTGATAATACCCCTGGAACAATCGGATATACTGTTTTCAGAAATCTTATTGGTGAGGAATATAAAGGAATTGTTTATCCTGTAAATCCAAAATCCGACTCTGTTCAGGGAGTTGAAGCATATAAAAGACTAAACGATATTTCAAAAGAAATAGACCTCGTTGTCTTAGCAGAAGAATGTGGAGGAAATGTTCTGGATATTCTTGAAGAATGCGGGCAAAAAGGTGCTAAAGGAGTTATTCTGCTCTGCCCTGACTTCAGAACAAAAGTTAAAGAAGCAATGCATCTTGAAGAAAAAATAGAGGAAATTCATAGAAAATATGGCTTCAGACTTTTAGGTCCTAACAGTCTTGGCTTTATAAGACCAGGAATAAATCTGAATGTAAGTCTTTTCAGAAGAAAACTTAATAAAGGAAATATTGCTTTAATAGCACAAAGTGCGACTCTTTCAGTTGCTCTTTTAGACAGAGCAGCTGATAAAAACATTGGTTTCAGCTATTTTGTTTCTCTCGGTTCTGACATAGATATAGACTTTGCTGACCTTATAGATTTTTTTGGCGTTGACCCTTCCACAAGAGCAATAGTCATATATATGCAATCTATAAAAAATGGCAGAAAATTTATGACTTCTGCACGTTCTTTTGCTTTTTCAAAACCCATTGTCATAGTAAAATCCGGTAAATTTGTTGAGTCTCTGGAAGTTGCTTTAACACATTCAGGGCTTCTTGCCGGAGAAGACAAAGTTTATGATACCGCTTTTAAAAGAGCAGGCGCTGTAAGGGTAGATGAAACTCTTGATATGTTTTATATAACTGAAACTCTTTCAAAACAGAGGAGACCAAGAGGAAAAAGACTTGCAATCATTACAAATGCGGGCGCTCCAGCTGTTAGTGCGGTAGATAGCCTGATTAAACTTGAAGGAGAGCTTGCTGAATTTTCACAGGAAACAGTAAAAGAACTTGAAGGAATTGTTCCTGCTCGTATAATTAGAAATCCTCTTGACTTAGTCTCAGATGCAAAGCCTGAGGATTATGAAAATGCTTTAAAAATAATCATTAAAGATAAAAATGTAGATGGAGCTCTGATAATGTTTACTCCTTCATTGGGAACGCAGCCTGTAGAAACAGCTCAAAGAGTTATAAAAATAGTAAAAGAAAATCCTTATAAACCTGTGCTTACTAACTGGATGGGAGCTGCGCTGGTTAACGAAGCAAGGGAATTACTTAATTCACATGGAATTCCTACATTTGTAACACCTGAACAGGCAGTAAGAACATTCATGTATATGTATCGTTATGATTTCAACCTTAAACTTCTTCTTGAAACACCTCAAACCATTCTTAAAGATGTAACTTTTAATGCAGAAAGAGCAGCAGAAATTATTGAAAGAGCAATTTCTGAAGGTAGGTCCATTCCTACATTCTTTGAAGCTTCAGAAATTCTTTCTGCATACGGAATTCCTGTAATTCTTACAAAAAGAGCAAATACCTTAGAAGAACTTAAAAGTGCAATTACTGAAATAGGCTATCCAATTGTTTTAAAGATAGACACACCAAAAATAATACATAAATTTAAAAAAGGTGGTGTGATTCTTGACATAAGAGATGAATTAGAAGCTATTGAAGGATTTAAATGGCTTAAAAAACTTGCTAATGAACACGGGGATGCTGAGGCTTCAGTTATTGTTCAGCCAATGGTTATAACATATGGATATGAGATTGCTCTTGGAGCAAAGAAAGATCCTACTTTTGGAGCAGTTATTCTTTTTGGCACAGGAGGTAATCTTCTTGAAGCACTGGAAGACTATTCAGTTGGACTTCCTCCTTTAAATCAGACACTCGCAAAAAGACTGATGGAAGAAACAAAAATTTATAGATATCTTAAAAAATACCCCTACTATGAAGATGTCCTGCTTAAGCTTGAAGAAACTGTTGTAAAATTTTCTTATCTCATATCTGATTTCCCACAAATTAAAGAATTTGATATTAATCCTATATTTATCACAGACTCTGAGATATTTGCTCTTGACTGTAGTATAATTTTAGACAAAACCGCACCAAAGAAAAAAACAGTGGTGAAAGGAGAGTTTTGTCCACCTCATTTGAGCATATGTCCTTATCCTGTTCATCTTTATAAAGAGGTTGAACTGAAAGATGGCTTAAAAGCAATCGTAAGGCCCATAAAAGCTGAAGATGAAACTTTGATTGCAAATCTTCTTGGAAGATGTTCTGAAAGAACCATAAGCTTGAGATTTTTCCAGAGAGCAATTGACCTAAGACATGAAAATCTTGTTAAATTCTGCCAGGTTGACTATGATAGAAACTTAGCCTTTGTTTGTGTTGTAAAAGATATTGATGGAGAAAAAATAATTGGGGACGTTAGACTCTCTCGTGACCCTGATGGAATAGATGCAGATATGGCTATACTTGTTGAAGATGAGTGGCAGGGAAAAGGCGTTGGAAAGGCATTATGCACTTATGCTATTGAAGTAGCAAAAGATTTAGGAGTAAAAAGAATCTGGATGGATATATTAAGAATTAATACTTATATGTTAGGACTCGCTGAACGATTGGGATTTGTAAGACATCATGTGGAGGATGATAGTGTTAAGGTCTTGCTAAATCTTGAAAACAATTCATGA
- a CDS encoding DUF4212 domain-containing protein, whose protein sequence is MVTKETLDAYWRDNRILMYVILLIWFAVSYLAAIFASSLNSITILGFPFGYYMGSQGSLIVFVLLNYFYSMKMNELDKKYGLEEE, encoded by the coding sequence ATGGTAACGAAGGAAACGCTTGATGCTTACTGGCGAGATAACAGAATTCTAATGTATGTTATCTTGCTAATCTGGTTTGCTGTCTCCTATTTGGCAGCAATTTTTGCTTCTTCTCTTAATAGCATTACAATTTTAGGCTTTCCATTTGGCTACTACATGGGTTCACAGGGTTCTCTTATAGTATTTGTTCTTCTTAATTATTTTTACTCCATGAAGATGAATGAACTTGATAAAAAATATGGATTAGAGGAGGAATAA
- a CDS encoding L-lactate MFS transporter, with translation MQDIRILGIKAESGRWFYVIFGLIINICLGAIYAFSIFRPPLEKLWDITATESGLPFMIFLAMFAFAMPFAGNLMQKWGPKTTMFLGGILVGIGWIAASFSTNINSLTLLYGVIGGTGVGIMYGAPIATSAKWFPDKAGLAIGLTVGGFGLSALITAPIIKQLIGSVGPLSTFLYLGIAFLIILIILSIPYKFPPEGWKPAGFIAKTSSNPTSNNIELDREEMIKTNSFWALWLTYTIGCFAGLMAIGISAPAGKEVGLTHEMAALAVSLYAIFNFLGRPFFGWLTDKIKPKAAAILSFLIIGGASLLIYGVREKIIFIIGFCLLWLNLGGWLAIAPTATKIFYGTKFYGKNYGLVFTAYGTGAITGVLISGQIKDLQGSYFSVFPFVAVCSLIGIIVALFFLNNKKLNSN, from the coding sequence ATGCAAGATATAAGAATTTTAGGAATAAAAGCAGAAAGTGGTAGATGGTTCTATGTAATTTTTGGACTTATAATAAATATTTGTCTTGGTGCTATTTATGCATTCAGTATTTTCAGACCTCCTCTTGAAAAACTCTGGGATATAACTGCAACAGAGAGCGGATTACCATTTATGATATTTTTAGCCATGTTCGCTTTTGCTATGCCTTTTGCAGGAAATTTAATGCAAAAATGGGGACCTAAAACTACAATGTTTTTAGGTGGTATTCTGGTTGGAATAGGATGGATTGCTGCTTCTTTTTCAACAAATATCAATAGCCTAACTTTACTCTATGGAGTAATAGGTGGCACTGGAGTTGGTATTATGTATGGCGCCCCTATTGCAACTTCTGCAAAATGGTTTCCAGACAAGGCTGGTTTGGCAATTGGATTAACAGTTGGTGGATTTGGACTTTCAGCATTAATAACAGCTCCGATAATCAAGCAACTAATTGGTTCAGTCGGACCATTAAGTACTTTCTTATATTTAGGAATAGCTTTCTTAATAATACTCATAATTCTCTCTATACCCTACAAATTCCCTCCTGAGGGATGGAAGCCTGCGGGTTTTATTGCAAAGACTTCTTCTAATCCTACTTCAAATAATATAGAACTTGACAGAGAGGAAATGATAAAAACTAACTCATTCTGGGCATTATGGCTAACCTATACTATAGGTTGTTTTGCTGGATTAATGGCTATTGGAATATCCGCTCCTGCGGGGAAAGAAGTAGGTTTAACACACGAAATGGCTGCGCTTGCGGTTTCTCTATATGCAATTTTTAATTTTTTAGGTAGGCCCTTTTTTGGATGGCTAACTGACAAAATAAAACCAAAAGCTGCTGCAATTTTGTCATTTTTGATAATCGGAGGAGCTTCTTTATTAATATATGGAGTTCGTGAAAAAATCATATTTATTATTGGATTCTGTTTACTATGGTTAAATCTTGGTGGATGGCTTGCAATCGCTCCTACAGCAACAAAAATTTTTTATGGAACTAAATTTTATGGAAAAAACTATGGACTGGTATTCACAGCATACGGAACTGGAGCAATCACTGGAGTTTTAATTTCAGGACAGATTAAAGATTTACAAGGTTCTTATTTTTCGGTTTTTCCTTTTGTGGCTGTATGTAGTCTCATCGGTATTATTGTTGCACTTTTTTTCTTAAACAATAAAAAGCTAAATTCAAACTAA